From Halomarina ordinaria:
AACTCCTTGCGGTAGAGCAGGAGGATGAACGCGAGGTCGATGAAGACGAGCGACAGCAACCCGCCGAGGTACATGTTCCCGAACTCCTCGAGGCCCCACCCGGTGGCGAGGCCGTAGGAGAACATGCCGACGAGGACGATCTCGAGGACCGTGAGCAGGACGATGGCGATGGCGGCCGTCGTGCTCTCGCGGGCCGGTTCGTACCGGTGGATGTCGCCGTAGCTGTTGTTACCAGAACTCATCAGTTACCACCCTTG
This genomic window contains:
- a CDS encoding DUF7318 family protein translates to MSSGNNSYGDIHRYEPARESTTAAIAIVLLTVLEIVLVGMFSYGLATGWGLEEFGNMYLGGLLSLVFIDLAFILLLYRKEFLPDVMIVKKRRRKWEDLYIREEDMYGTELGGEGAWENVKRAVYPYYKR